In Pirellulales bacterium, the sequence CCCGACAAGCAAGCGTTTTTCACCTTTAGCGGAGCCAACCATGCACCTGCGATCTCGTTGCTCATTCCTAATCGTGGCCGCGGTTCTCGCCATCCCGACGGTTGCCAAGGCGGGATCGTCGGCGTGGCAGACGGATGTCAACAAGCTCTCCTCAAAGGACGCGACCGAGCGTGCACAAGCTGCTGACGATTTGGCCAAGTTGGCTAATTCTCACGACGCCGAGTCGATCGTCGCGGCTCTATTGGCCCCGCTAACGACCGGCGACGCGCCGACGCGCTACGAAACCGCCAGGCTGCTGGCCGAGTTCGAAAAACGTGCCGGCGCGGCCGTCCCAGCGCTCGTCGGTCTGCTGAAGAGCGACCAGGACGACCTAGTCCGCGCTGCCGCTGCGAGGTCGCTCGGTTATATCGCTGAACCGGCCGGCGACACGGTCGCCGCGCTGGCCGACGCGATCGTCGACAAGGACGCACGAGTGCGTCGCAGCGCCGTGAGGGCGCTGGTGCATCTCCATCCCGATCCGAAGATTAGCTGGCCGCTGTACGTGAAGGTGCTTGAGGACGCCGATCCCGGTTTGGCGGCAACAGCGATTGCAACCGCCGCAGAGTTGGGTGACAAGATCGTTCCGCGCGCGACCGCCGCGTTGGCGATCCCCAAGGCCCGATATTGGGCCCTGTTGCTATTGGAAGAAGTAGGCCCGGCAGCGAAGGGCGCGGTTCCCGAGATCGCCAAGTTGCTTTCCGACGAACAGGTCGAAGTGCGGATGCACGCCGCGTTGACGCTCGGCGCGATCGGCGCGGATGCAAGGGACGCCGTCCCCGGTCTGATCAAGGCCCTCGACGATAAAGAGCGGGCCGTGCGCTTCACGGCTGCTTATGCCCTCGGCAAGATCGGCGCGAAGGAGGCAACCGCGGCGCTGGAAAAGCAGATGTCGGGCGATGGGCCGCAGTTCCTCAAAGCCGTTTGCGCTTGGGCGCTCGTCGAGTCCAACCCGGACGATCAGCAACTAGCCGACACGGCCATCAAGCTGCTCGGTGATTCGCTGGCGAGCAAAGAGCTGCGCGTTCGCCGCGGCGCGTCGAGAACGCTCGGCGAATTCAAGGCCGCTCCGGAGAAAGCGGCTCCCTTGTTAATCGCAGCGATGGCCGATCCCGATCCGCAAGTGGTGGAAAACGTGTCGCAGGCGCTGGCCAAGTACGGCGCCAGGCACGTGCCGGAGATTGCCGCGGCGCTGGCCGACAAGGACCGTCGGGAGTGCGCCGTGCAGACGTTGGGGCGAATCGGCCCGGAAGCCAAGGCCGCCGTGCCCCAGTTGACTGCCGCGGCAAACGATTCAGTCGCCGGCTTTCGCCGCGAGGCCCTCTTCGCCTTGGCTAGGATCGGCCCGGCCGCGGCCGCCTCTCTCCCCACCGTCGAAACGCGGTTGAACGACGAAACGCCCGAGGTCCAATACGCCGCGATCTACGCGCTCGGGAAGATCGGGCCGGCCGATAAGAGCGCCCTCCCGATGTTGCGGAAGAATCTTGCCGGCGACGATCCGTTTCTCAAAATGGCCAGCGTGTGGGCCTTGCTGAAGATCGAAGGCAACGACGCCACTCTGGTGAAGACCGCGTTGCCCATCCTGACCGGCTTGCTCAAGGACGAGCACGAGTTGCGCCGCATCGAGGCCGCCCATTCTCTCGGCGAGATCGGCCCCGCGGCCTCTCCGGCCCTGCCGCTGCTCAAGGAACTGGCCGAATCCGACACCGCGGCAGTCCGCAAAGCGGCCGCCGAGGCGGTCAATAAGATCAGCGGCGCGGCGAAATAGCGCGATTGCGCTCCGCCCGAATCGTTCAACCCGGAGCCGTCGGCGATGGCAAAGGCGCGGACGTTCAAACCGTCGCCGATGGCTCCGGGTTAAATGATCGCCGGCAAATCTCTCCCTCCAGATTTTTTTGCAAGTCGCTTGACTTGCTTGCGGACATTCGCTACTATAAAACCAAATCTGGATAACCAAACCAAATGACACTCGCTGGACCGATCCTGTTTTTCAAGAGGAGGCACAAACGATGGCACGGCCGCCGGCTAAAGAATTGACTGAGCGCGAGCTGGAAGTGATGCACGTGTTCTGGAAGCTGGACGAAACGACCGCCGCGGAAGCACGCGACGAATTGGCTCGCGGCGGGCTGGATCGCGCTTACACGACCGTGGCAACGCTGATCCGGATTCTGCTCGACAAGGGCTTTCTCGCTCAGCTACCGGGCGACCGGCCGTTTCGCTATCGCCCCGCCCGATCGTACGAAGACGTCTCGAGGCGGCTGCTGGGCGACTTGGTCGACCGGGTCTTCTCCGGCTCGCGCGAGCAATTGCTGCTGCGGCTTTTGGAACAAAAGAAACTCACTGCCAAGGAGCGCGCCGCGCTCGAGACCGTTCTGAAGGAGAACCAACGATGAACGCGCTGGGAACCGGTTTGGTATGGTGCGGCGTGCAGGTTTCGTTGCTGGTATTGGCCGGGGGCGTGGTTTATGCCGTGATGCGGCGGCGCGGTCCGGCGGTTGGCTCGCTGGCCGCGCTCGCGCTGTTGGTGATTGCGATGGGCTTGCCGGTTCTCGCCCTCTCTCCTTGGCCGAGCTGGTGGCGGCTGAGCGGCGTTTCGACGACCGACGCCGCCGCCGACCGCTCGGCGGTCGCCGACGACAATCCGGTCGCCGCGTCCGGAACTGCATCGAAGGAGTCGAAGCCAAGTGACAGAGGAGGGGGTGTATCGCACAACTCCGCTGCCGCATCGCAATCCGCCGACGATGCCGCGACCTTCGCGCGCAACTTATGGACGGCGTTTTGGGACGGTCTGGGCAACAACGCTCGCGCGCATTCGAGCCCGGCATGGCGCTGGCCAAGCATGGCCGCCTGGATATTGCTGGCCGGCATGGCGCTCGGGCTGGCGCGTTTGGCGCTGGGGCTGTCGGCGGTCGGGCGGTGTCGCAAGCGTACTCGGCCCGTGACCGATGCGGCGCTCACGGCGATCTTGGACGAAACTCGCACGCGTCTCGGCTGCTCGCGCCGCATCGAGCTGCGCGAAGCGGACGAGATCGGCTCACCGGCGACGGTCGGCTGGCGAAGTCCGTTGATTCTGTTGCCGCCCGAGTGGCGCGACTGGACCGATGCCGAGCGGCGGGTCGTGCTGGCGCACGAAGTGGCCCACGTGAGTCGCGGCGATTTTGCTGGCTGGCTCGTCGCGCAGTTCAGCGTGGCGCTGCACTTTTACAATCCGCTAGTGCATTGGCTCGCCGGCCGATTGCGGATCGAGCAGGAATTGGCCGCCGATGCGGGCGGAGCGCTGGCGGCCGGGGGCAGCGGCACGTATCTGGCGACATTGGCCGGCATGGCGTTGCGTGAAGACGACCAAACCAAAAACCGGGCGGCCTGGGCGGCGCGGCCGTTCCTCCCGGCCCGCGGAACACTTTTAAGGAGAATCGAAATGCTTCGCGACAAGAGACAACCTCAACAGTTCACGTTTTCGGCGCCCAAACGAATCGCCTTGTGGTCGGTCCTGGCAGTGCTCGGCCTGTTCATCGCCGGTCTGCGCGGCCCCGGCGGCCCAGCCTTAGCGATCGCCGAAGCGGCGCCGCCCGGCACGGCGGACGCTCAATCGATCGACCTCGCTTACGTGCCCGCCGACGCGGAACTGGTCGTGGCAGTTCGACCGGGCGATCTGATGAAGTCCGATGCGGGCAAACTGATCGCGAAAGCGGCCAGCTCCGAACCGGTCCAGCTCGAGCAAGCCTTGGGAATGCCGCTTTCGGAATTGGATTACGTCAAATTCATCGCGACCGAGCCCCTTCCAGGTTCTGGAATGCCGCGAATCGTCGTTCGCGCCTTGAAGTCTCACGACTGGAACAAATATGCCGCCACGATCGTGCCCGATCCGGTCGCGGTCGAGTCGACAATAGCCGACTTGGCTGGAAAGAAGTTCTTCAAATCCGGAAAAGCGAAGGAACTGCATTCCTATGGCGCTGGTCCCAACCATAGCCAAACGCCGTGCTATTTCCTACCGGACGATCGGACCGTGATCTTCGCGCCCGAGTGGGACATGCCGCTCATCATCGCCGAGACGATCAAGCCCGAGCCGGCGCCCAAATGGGCCAAGACTTGGGAGCGAACGGCAACCGGGAATTTGGCGGTGATGCTCAATGTGGAAAAGCTGCGAAAGCAGATCGAACCTGATCTGAAGCAAGGATCGGGCGGCCCCGCCGCGGCAATCGTCGCCATGATCGGTCCGCTGTGGCAAGATTCCGAGCGTCTATTCGTCGGCACCGACATGAGCGACAAGAAGCTCGGCCTCTTGGCGCTGGCCGAATGTCCGTCGGAGGAAGCTGCCAGCCGAGTTGAAAAGACCAGCCAAGCTCTATTGACGATGGCGCTCAATGGATTGGACGCGGCCCGCAAGATTGAGCCGGGCGGTCCCGCGGACGCCGTCGCCATCAAGAACATTTTAGTGGGCGCCGCCGAGGAATTGTTGAAACAAGCGCAGGTGACGCACGAGGGGAGCACGGTCGTGCTCAAATCGGAAGGCACCGGGGCAACGCTATTGGCCGCGGCCAGTGTCGCGCTGCCGGCGATCCAGAAAGCGCGCGATGCCGCCGGCCGAGTGCAAAGCATGAACAACCTGAAGCAGCTCGCGTTGTCGATGTTTGTCTACATGGATCAGCATCAGACATTTCCGGCAAGTGCGATTTATTCCAAGGACGGCAAGCCGCTCTTGAGTTGGCGGGTGAGCGTTTTGCCATATATTGAACAGGATGCTCTCTACAAGCAATTCCACCTCGACGAGCCGTGGGACAGCCCGAACAACAAGCCGCTGATCGCCCAGATGCCCGTCGTGTTCAAGGATCCTAGCGACGAACGGCGCGAGGAGGGGACGACGCGCTATCTCGTGCCGGTGGGCAAAGGAACCATCTTCGACGGAGACAAGGGGACTAAGATCATCGACATCACGGACGGGACGTCGAACACGATCCTGATCGTCGAAGTCGCACCGGACAAGGGCGTCACCTGGACCAAGCCCGACGACATGCCATTCGACGCCGAGAAGCCACTCTCGGGCGTGGGAACCATTCCTCCCGCCGGCATCACGGCCACCTTCGCCGACGGCTCGGTGCGACAGCTTCGCCCGACGATCAAGCCCGACACGTTCCGCAAGCTGATCCTCCGCAGCGACGGCGAACCGATCGATCAGAGCGAGTTTTAGCCGCACGGCACTTTGCGGTCCCCTGCGTATGCTCCCTCTCCTTCTGGGAGAGGGCGGGGGTGAGGGGAGCCCGCGATGACCGTCGCCCCGCTTTTCCGCTCGTTCCCAGGCTCCTACCTGGGAACGAACGACTGTAGGGAACGGCCTCCGTGCCGTTCCGAACCCGCGCCGCTTCACGGAACGCCACGGATGGCGTCGCTCCACAAAAAGGGTTTTGGGTTAACCACACTCGTAGTAAACCCTAGGAGCAACGAGCTTTCATCCTCATCTACAGACGGTTCCGATGGTTCTCCTCGCGGAGAACTTCGCTGCGCCCTGGGCTGGGCTCCGCCGGCCCTGCAGGCCGATGCTCCGCGGCGAAAAAATCGCTTGACACGTTTCCCGCGAATCCGTATGCTTAGTCTACTAAGTGTAGTTGAATAAGCGTATCGCGAGGAAACCCATCATGGCCGAGCCCATCACACCGACGGAACGGGAACTCGACATTCTCAAAGTGCTCTGGGACCGCGGCGAATCCACGGTCCGCGAGGTCTACGAAGAGCTTCGCCCGCGGCTGGCCATCGCGCAGAACACCGTTCAGGCCTTTCTCCGCACGATGGAGGAGAAGGGGCTGGTCCGGCATCGGCTCGAAGGACGCACTTTCATCTACCACCCAGTCCCGCGACGGCAGCAAACCACGCAGCATCTCGCCGGGCAGCTTTTGCAAAGAGCGTTCGACGGGGCGATCGACCAGCTCGTGCAAAGCGTGCTGGCCCTGCGAAAGCCGACCGCCGACGAGCTGGCCCGGCTCGAAGAATTGATCGTCGATGCGAAGGCGGCCAAACGAAAACCGGTCGGAAAGAAGGAGTCATGAATCATGAACCACGTCGTTCATTTGCTGGCTCCCCACCTGCCGTTGGTGCTCGGAGCTACCACCTTGCTGATGGCCATCGGTTGCGCCTGCCTTAGCGTGGCCCGAACTCCAGCGCACCGCCAACGAATCGGTGAGCTGACGCTGGCCGGCGTGCTAGGTTGGCTAGCGCTGGCGGCGATTCCGCTGCCGAGATTGTTGCCGGATGGGTTAGCTTGGCTTGGATTGCAAGCTGCCACGACCGATGATAATACGGCGAAGCGCGCGACGACGCTTAGCCCGCCCATAACGTGGGCGGGCGGCACCTTGCCCGGCGAGGCAACTGGTGCGCAGAATTCATCTGCCGCGCCTCTGAATCGCCGGGTCGAATCGGATTTGGTCGCTGCACTAGGCTTGGGTGCCATGCCCACGCGGGCACCGGCGCCAGCAGGTCGGCGTGGGCATGAATCGCAACGAGGCATGGCCACTCAGGGCAGTGCCGATGGCACCCGTCAATCCAGCATCGACGCCGTCTTAGGGTCCAAAGGCGCGAAGGGATACGTTGGCGGTGCGGGCGTGCCGAACATTCTATCGCCCGACGCATCACGGTCAGTCGCGGTCGAGTCGAACGCCACGAACGGAAACGATCTCGCGCCGCTGCGCCCCGCTCCAGAACGAACTGTTTCGCGCAATCGCGCGCCGACGCGACCTTGGCTTGAAATCGCCACATGGATTTACCTGCTGGCGGCAGCCGCGGCTGTGTTCTGGCTGCTGCTGGGCTATGCACTCTTGGCCCGCGAGCGTTGGATGGCCGAGTCGCCGCCGGCATGGCTTTATCGGCTGTTTCAATCGGCCGCGTTGTGGTCGAAGGGCCGGTTGCCGAGGCTGGTGATCAGCCGCCGCTGCTCGCGGCCGCTGTCGTGGGGCATGTTGCGGCCAATGATCGCGCTACCCGAGCGGATTTGTCATCGCACCAACCGCGACCAGCTCCGCACGATCCTGCTGCACGAACTGGGACACGTCCGCCGCGGCGATGCTCGGGGCAACCTGCTTTTCGAAATCGCCTTTCCACTCTTCTACTTTCATCCGCTGTATTGGTGGCTCCGCCGCGAAGTGCGGATGGCGGCCGAATTGGTGGCCGACGACTGGGCTGCCCGTCAAACCGGCAAAGAAACCTACGTCGCGCAGCTCGTCGCACTGGCTCGGGGAACGAGTCCCGCGCGGCTCTCACTGCTAATTGGAACCAGTGCGTTTTCAAACCCGTCTCAGTTTTATAGGAGAATGCAAATGTTGCTCGCACGCGAAAAACCGTTGACAACGCGACCTTCATTCATCTGGCGGCTCGGCTCGTTGGCGGGATTAACCATCGCGGTAGCGCTGAGCGCGGCACTTGCCGGCGTCAATCCGGCGATCGGCCAGCAGCCCGACAAACGGGACCAGAGCGCGACGAAGCCGGAGCGAAGCATAGATCCATTGTCGGCGGCCAAGGATGAACCGCCGTCGGCTGCCCGAGATGTAGCTGCACGCGAAGCCCCGGCAATCGAGGCGGCCGCCCCCAAAGCCGAGCCCGCCGGCACCGATCACCCAACCGCGCCTGCGCCGGCCAAGCCGACGGTAGAGCAGAAACCGGACAAGCCGTTCCAAACCACTTCCGAACTCCCCAGACCAACGAAGATGGACTCGGCCTATGATGCGAAGCGATTGGTAAACGAAAGGGACGCGCTTGCGCAACAAATACGCGCGTTGCAGTCGCAATTGAAGGAACTTGAAAAGGCGTCGGGCGACGGCACTTTCGATCGGCGGCAAGCCAAGGAGGCGCTTCAACGAGACGGACAAAACAAGGCCGCCGAGAACAACAACCTTCCGGAGGCGGAGATTGAAGCGGTGATCTCGAAGGACCCGCAGATTCAGCAGGCCGTGGCCGAATTGGCCGCGCTCACGCGCGAACTGCACGAAGTCGAACGCTCCGTCGTTCACAAGACCGATCCGGCGGCCGTCCGGATTCGCGATCAGATTGCCGGCGTGCGTCAGAGTATCGATGAGATCAAGAATGCCGATCGCCAGCAAGCCACGGCGGCGTTTCAACGAGATCAAGCAAGAAGGGCCGCGTCTTTTGCAGACGGCGATTCAAAGAGCAAATTGCCAGAGACGCCATCCCCAGCCGGCGGCAAGACCGTGCGGCTCACGCGAGTCGATGAGAACGGCCGCGTTTACGAGGAATCATGGTCAACCGATCCCGATGGCAAACCCACGCGAATCATCAATAAATCCGAAGTGTCCGGCGAGAAGACGATCGCCGTCGCCAGGCCCGGCGTCGTCGCTCACAATGGTGTGATCAAAGAATTCGTGGACGGCAACGGCACGACTTGGCTTCATCTTTATGAGCTGCAACCCGATGGATCCGCCGGGCGACTGATCGAAGCGCATCAAATGGCAAAGAGCGATCGCGACGCTGAGCCGACTGAGCCCGCCGCTGTTCCGCCAAGCGCCGCCGCCAGTGGAGAAGCGCCGATGCCCTATCCGGGCCATCCGGCCAAGCGAGCGTGGGTAAGTCCACCAGCGAGCAGCGAAGTTCCTTCGCCCGCTCTCACCGAGGGAGGCGCGGCCAATCATGCGCCGCCGGCCACGTCGAATCGCTTCGCGAGATCCGGCACACCAGGCTATCAGTCGATGCCGACTTCGGCGGCCATCGGAGAATCCGCTGGACCAGTCGTCTCGACGCGTCCAATCGACCTTGTTGCCCTGGCGACAAGTTATGCGGACGCCGTTGGCGCGGAGGAAGTTGCGAAGGCAAAGGTCGACGAATCCGGAGGTTCACCTTCCACTCGTGCCGGGCTGAACAGCGCAATTCGCAAAGAGCAATTGTTGCGGCATATCGCCGAGGTCGCCGCCAAAGGCGCGAAGCAGGATTACGAACGCGGCGTCAAACTTCACGGTGCCGGCGCGATTTCGATTGAGGAATTTGCCGAAATGCAGTCACGCGTCGAAATACTTCAGCAGATTCTAAACACCGGCAGCGACTCCGGCGGCCTCGATAAGCCGTCCGGTGCGGGCGCCAAGCCGTAAGGGTCGCGAGCTTTCACCCTCGATCCAGCAGTCGACAATTGAAGCTTGAGTCCTGATATCACGGGTGCCATGGCCACTGCCCTGAGTGGCCATGCGCAGTCACTCTCCATGCCCACGCCGAACCGTGGGCATGGCACCCAACGTACGAAAACCGTGTTGAAGGTCCACTCGCGGCGGCGAGCGATTCATCTTGACCCGCGCTGCCGCGCCGCTGGATAATCCGCTAGCCGCCGGATTGGATGCGGCCATTAACGCCCGCTGGAAAAGGACTTCCTCGAATGCCGGCGCACTTAGAGCCTATCCGAGAACCGCCGGGGACTGTCGCCTTTTGTGCGGGTACCATCGCCGCGATGGTCGTCGGAACAAAAGGGGACTGTCCCCCTCTCCGCGAGCGGTTCTCGGATAGGCTCAGAAGATTGGATCGTTCGCCGCTGACGGCCACCGGATGGTTGCTTGCGGCTGCGTTGATCGCCTTCCGCTTGCTGCCGGGTCTTCTTCAACCGGGGATGTTCTTCGATGGTGTGACGCATGCCACGATCGCGCGGAACCTGGCGATCGGCGTCGGCGATCCTTGGCATCCCGTTTTTTCCACGGCCGACGGGGCCGGCTATCACGAGCAGCCGCCGCTGGGGTTTGTGCTCGAGTCGTTCTTCTTTCGCGCGTTCGGCGACCGCTTCTGGGTCGAGAAGCTGTATTCGGCTTTGACGGGCGTCGTCACGGCTGTGCTCATCGCGACGATTTGGCGGCGGTTGGTGGGCGAATCAGCCCTCACCCCAACCCTCTCCCAAAGGGAGAGAGAGATGAGAGACTGCGCCTGGCTGCCGGTCGCCTTGTGGGTGATTTTGCCGGGCTGGGGTTGGATGTATGAGAACAACTTGCTGGAAAACACGCTCGGCATGTTTGCCGCGTTCGCGGTCTATGCGCTACTAAGGGCGGCTGATTCGGGCCGCGCGGCGCCGGCTTGGCTTGCCGCCGGCGCCGCGGGCATTGCCGCGGCCGTGCTCAGCAAGGGCCCCGTCGGGCTCTTTCCGCTTGTTACGCCGCTCGTGGCCTATTGCACGCTGAAACGACGAACTCTTGCGCGAGCGGTGGCGGAAAACGCGGCGCTCGTCGCTCTCGTCGCTGCCGCTCTCTGGTTAATCTGCCTCCTGCCCGGCGCAGCGGACTACCTCGACAAATACCTTCACGAGCAACTCTTCGCCAGCCTCCGCGGCCAGCGCGAAGTTGTCGGCTCCGCTCTCGGCCGCTTCGACATCGTCTGGAAGATGCTCAAAGAATTGATTCTCCCCACTACGGTCGCCGGCGGGCTGATCTGGGGCGCCCGCCGCGGCGTTGTTCGATCCAGAGAGTCGATCCCGTCCGCTTCAACATCTGTTCATGGCGGCGAAGCCGCCTCGAATTCACTCCCTCTCCCTCTGGGAGAGGGCCGGGGTGAGGGCGCCACCGCCAATCGCTCTGCCCTCGCCTTCTGCCTGCTCACCGCCGCGAGCGCCTCATTTCCGATCGTCGCCAGCCCCAAACAATCCGGCCATTACGCTTTTCCTTCGTATGCTTTTTATGCGCTCGCGATCGCCCTCTGGTGCGCGCCGGCCGTAATCCAATGGATGGCAGGAGCCGGCAAGCCCGCAGCGATGATTCGTCGTCATCGGCTGCTTCGATACGCCGCGGCATCCGTTCTCGCGCTGCTCGGCATCGCAACGTGCGCGATGGCCGGCCGGCCGCATCGCGATCAAGGCGTCTACCACGACGCGCTGGTCCTGGGCAAAATACTTCCGAAGTCATCAATCGTCGGGCTCACCGACGACCTCGCCAACGACTGGCCGCTGCAAACGAACCTGGCTCGCTGGGACTTCATAGGAGCGGACCTCGCCGCCGCGCATCCCTACCTTCTCGCGACCGCCGCGGCTCCGCCGCCGACCGGTTTCGCGGAAGTGCCGACAGAGATGTCGCGCTATCGGCTCTTCAAGCGAGCAGTTGATCCAGGATCGATCGATTCGCTTCGGGAAACGGCAGCTCCGCCAATTCCGCGGCAGTAAGCCAGATAAAAGGCGCTCCCGGCGCACGATTCGGCCCTAGCGGCGCGCAGCGGAAGAAGTGTAATTCGACGCTTCCATGTGGATAATCGTGCCGCACGACCGGATAGGCTTCGCCGACCTGCACCGTGAGCCCCGTTTCCTCCAGGCATTCTCGCGCGGCGGCTTGTTCGATCGTCTCGCCAGCCGTCACTTTGCCGCCGGGGAATTCCCACAGCCCTGCCAGCGGCGCTCCCGCCGGCCGCCGGCCGACGAGAAACCGGCCGTCTTGCTCAACCACGGCGATCGCGATTTGCGTTCTTGTCACTCGCAAAAATGGCACGCAGAGCGTGACCTACCTCTTCTTCATCTCGTCGAGCAATCGCCCCGGCGAGCCCATGATGTTGTAGCCGCAATCGACGTGCAGAATCTCGCCGGTGATCCCGTCGGACATGTCGGAGAGCATGAAGGCGCCGGTCCGGCCAACCTCTTCGTGCGTGACGTTCCGGCCAAGCGGCGCGACCTTTTCGTAGAACGGGAGCATCTCGTCGACTCCCGCCCCGCGACCGGCGAGCGTGCGGACTGGCCCGGCGCTCACGGCGTTCACGCGCACTCCGCGCGGGCCGAGATCATAGGCCAGATAACGCACGGTCGCATCGAGGGCTGCCTTGCAAATCCCCATCACGTTGTAGCCCGGCACCGCCTTCTCGCCGCCGAAGTACGTCATCGTCAGCACGGCGCTTCGCGGTGACATGATTTCCTTAGCTGCATTTGCGACCGCGATCAGGCTGAACGCGCTGATCTCCATCGCCATCTTGAAGCCATCGCGGCTGGTCTCGACGGTGTCGCGCTTCATGTCGTCGAGCGAGGCAAAGGCGATCGCATGGAGCAGGAAATCGAGCTGACCAAATTCCTCCCTGGCCTTGGCGACGACTGCCCGAATATCTTCGTCCTTGGCAACATCCATCGGCAGCAGAAATCTTGCGCTCGGCTGCGGATCGGTAAGCATTGCCACGCGGCGGCGATTCCGCTGCCGCTCATCATCCGGCCGATCGGGCAAATGCGAAAAGCCGCAGAGCCCGCCGCCGGCCATGATCTCCTGGGCAATCGCCCAAGCGATTGAATGATCGTTGGCCACTCCAAGAATCAATCCCTTCTTCCCTTCGAACAGGCCCATCGCAATCTCCTCCTGCGAAACGAATTCCTGCGAACCGCGCGTCGCGGTTTACGCTCATAATGGTTGCGGTCCCTCGTCTTGATCCTCTGCGGGCGATAAGATAGATTGATCGCTTGTCGCCACGGCGACCAGCCGCCTCCTTAGCTCAATTGGCAGAGCATCTGACTCTTAATCAGAGGGTTGATGGTTCGAGTCCATCAGGGGGCATTTCCCAAGTCTCACGCCGGTAAGCGGTTACGCTTGCCCTCTTTTTAGCGTGCCGGGCGTTTTCTAGCAACTGTTACCTAAACTGTTACTTGCCCTGGATTGAACCGGTGTATGAAGGCGGACCGCCGGACAACTGGCGGTCGTCCGTCAGGGCGGCGTCGGCATGTGGCTTGCCCCGCCGCCGATTCCGCAAGGGCTGATCGGTTGAAGAGTCCGTTATGGCATTCGGTTCCGCCATTGCCATCGAACTATGCCACCGACGCTTCTGGCGCTGAGCCGTTGAACGCGTCGGTCGGGCGGACCGCCGCGTGTCCGTTCTGCGGGCGCAAGACAGTTCTGCGGGTCGAGGTGGGGCGAAAGTAAA encodes:
- a CDS encoding glycosyltransferase family 39 protein; translated protein: MDRSPLTATGWLLAAALIAFRLLPGLLQPGMFFDGVTHATIARNLAIGVGDPWHPVFSTADGAGYHEQPPLGFVLESFFFRAFGDRFWVEKLYSALTGVVTAVLIATIWRRLVGESALTPTLSQREREMRDCAWLPVALWVILPGWGWMYENNLLENTLGMFAAFAVYALLRAADSGRAAPAWLAAGAAGIAAAVLSKGPVGLFPLVTPLVAYCTLKRRTLARAVAENAALVALVAAALWLICLLPGAADYLDKYLHEQLFASLRGQREVVGSALGRFDIVWKMLKELILPTTVAGGLIWGARRGVVRSRESIPSASTSVHGGEAASNSLPLPLGEGRGEGATANRSALAFCLLTAASASFPIVASPKQSGHYAFPSYAFYALAIALWCAPAVIQWMAGAGKPAAMIRRHRLLRYAAASVLALLGIATCAMAGRPHRDQGVYHDALVLGKILPKSSIVGLTDDLANDWPLQTNLARWDFIGADLAAAHPYLLATAAAPPPTGFAEVPTEMSRYRLFKRAVDPGSIDSLRETAAPPIPRQ
- a CDS encoding (deoxy)nucleoside triphosphate pyrophosphohydrolase, encoding MTRTQIAIAVVEQDGRFLVGRRPAGAPLAGLWEFPGGKVTAGETIEQAAARECLEETGLTVQVGEAYPVVRHDYPHGSVELHFFRCAPLGPNRAPGAPFIWLTAAELAELPFPEANRSILDQLLA
- a CDS encoding enoyl-ACP reductase; the encoded protein is MGLFEGKKGLILGVANDHSIAWAIAQEIMAGGGLCGFSHLPDRPDDERQRNRRRVAMLTDPQPSARFLLPMDVAKDEDIRAVVAKAREEFGQLDFLLHAIAFASLDDMKRDTVETSRDGFKMAMEISAFSLIAVANAAKEIMSPRSAVLTMTYFGGEKAVPGYNVMGICKAALDATVRYLAYDLGPRGVRVNAVSAGPVRTLAGRGAGVDEMLPFYEKVAPLGRNVTHEEVGRTGAFMLSDMSDGITGEILHVDCGYNIMGSPGRLLDEMKKR